In a single window of the Deltaproteobacteria bacterium genome:
- a CDS encoding SUF system Fe-S cluster assembly protein: protein MSANSIETPKPGPESVRESVIEVLRSVFDPEIPVNIYDLGLVYGVEVDEENHVRVVMTLTSPMCPVAESLPPEVEQKVRQIPGVAHAAVDLTWEPIWTPSMMSEAAKLQLGF from the coding sequence ATGAGCGCGAATTCGATCGAGACCCCGAAACCCGGACCCGAGAGCGTGCGCGAGAGCGTGATCGAGGTGCTTCGCAGCGTCTTCGACCCCGAGATTCCGGTCAACATCTACGACCTCGGGCTGGTCTACGGCGTCGAAGTCGACGAGGAGAACCACGTGCGCGTGGTCATGACGCTCACCTCGCCGATGTGCCCGGTCGCCGAGAGCCTGCCGCCGGAAGTCGAGCAGAAGGTCCGGCAGATCCCCGGAGTCGCGCACGCCGCGGTCGATCTGACCTGGGAGCCGATCTGGACCCCGTCGATGATGTCGGAGGCGGCGAAGCTCCAGCTGGGATTCTGA
- a CDS encoding SUF system NifU family Fe-S cluster assembly protein, producing MSDLRDLYQEVILDHTKHPRNFGTLEHATHRAQGRNPLCGDQLALFLEVVDGLVRDLRFAGKGCAISTASASLLTEALKGKTTDEAHEIFARFHEVVTTPADRPIDVSRLGKLAVLAGVREFPMRVKCASLAWHTLEAALAGRADPVTTE from the coding sequence ATGTCCGACCTGCGCGACCTGTACCAGGAGGTGATCCTGGATCACACCAAGCACCCGAGGAACTTCGGGACGCTGGAGCACGCGACGCATCGCGCGCAGGGCCGCAATCCGCTCTGCGGCGATCAGCTCGCGCTCTTCCTGGAGGTCGTCGACGGCCTGGTTCGCGACCTGCGCTTCGCGGGCAAGGGCTGCGCGATCTCGACCGCGTCGGCGTCGCTGCTGACCGAGGCGCTGAAGGGCAAGACCACCGACGAGGCGCACGAGATCTTCGCGCGCTTCCACGAGGTGGTGACGACCCCCGCCGACCGGCCGATCGACGTTTCCAGGCTCGGCAAGCTCGCGGTGCTCGCGGGCGTGCGCGAGTTCCCCATGCGGGTCAAGTGCGCGAGCCTGGCCTGGCACACGCTCGAGGCGGCGCTCGCCGGCCGAGCCGACCCTGTGACGACGGAGTAG